In Nitrospirae bacterium CG2_30_53_67, a single window of DNA contains:
- a CDS encoding radical SAM protein yields the protein MLIDSHAHLTMPQFDEDREEVLHRAREAGVGYILTVGAVEEGPSVIEFVRRHEDYGISAAIGVHPHEASSFSDESARALQELSHDPKVAAIGEIGLDYHYQHSPVPVQQEAFRRQIRIAREAGLPIMVHGREADEDILKILREEKADEVRGVIHCFSGGIETARTAISLGFFISFSGSLTFRNAASLRETARAVPIERILIETDSPYLAPQQVRGKRNEPSYVRFVAETLAEVKGLSFEDISRITSHNAMQILSLGSMETPGKIAYQIRESLYLNVTNRCTNTCGFCVRFYSDFVKGHNLRMATEPSAPEVIRAIGDPKRYREVVFCGYGEPLLRLDLVKEVALWIKEHGGRVRINTNGQGNLIHKRNILPELNGLVDVYSVSLNAENEEKYLAICKPVFGPGAYRAVKAFILEAGKGAEVNVTVVALPDVDIPACRKIALEELKAGFRVRYYDEVG from the coding sequence ATGCTGATTGATTCTCATGCACATCTGACCATGCCGCAATTTGACGAAGACCGGGAAGAGGTGCTCCATCGGGCCCGGGAGGCCGGAGTCGGTTATATCCTGACCGTGGGCGCCGTGGAGGAAGGACCTTCGGTCATTGAGTTCGTAAGACGGCACGAAGACTACGGCATCTCTGCTGCCATCGGCGTTCATCCCCATGAGGCCTCTTCTTTTTCCGATGAATCTGCCAGGGCATTGCAGGAGTTGAGCCATGATCCCAAGGTGGCGGCCATCGGGGAGATCGGCCTGGATTATCACTACCAGCATTCACCGGTCCCAGTACAGCAGGAGGCCTTCCGCCGGCAGATTCGGATTGCCCGGGAGGCGGGCCTCCCGATCATGGTCCACGGGAGGGAGGCGGATGAGGATATCCTCAAGATTCTGAGGGAGGAAAAAGCGGATGAAGTCAGAGGGGTGATTCACTGCTTTTCCGGAGGCATCGAGACGGCCCGAACGGCCATCTCCCTGGGATTCTTTATCTCCTTTTCCGGCTCTCTGACCTTCAGAAACGCCGCATCCCTGCGCGAGACGGCAAGGGCCGTCCCCATCGAGAGAATCCTGATTGAGACTGATTCCCCCTACCTCGCGCCCCAGCAGGTCCGCGGAAAGCGCAATGAGCCGTCCTATGTCAGGTTCGTGGCCGAGACCCTTGCCGAGGTCAAGGGTTTGAGCTTCGAGGATATCAGCCGGATTACGAGTCACAACGCCATGCAGATCTTGTCCCTGGGTTCCATGGAAACTCCCGGAAAGATCGCCTATCAGATCCGGGAGTCCCTGTATCTCAACGTGACCAACCGGTGCACCAACACCTGCGGGTTCTGTGTCCGGTTCTACAGCGACTTTGTCAAGGGGCACAATCTTAGGATGGCTACGGAGCCGTCTGCTCCCGAGGTCATCCGGGCGATCGGCGATCCGAAAAGATACCGGGAGGTCGTCTTTTGCGGATATGGGGAGCCGCTCCTGAGGCTCGACCTGGTCAAGGAGGTGGCTCTTTGGATCAAGGAGCATGGCGGACGGGTGCGCATCAACACCAACGGCCAGGGAAATCTGATTCACAAACGAAACATCCTTCCTGAACTCAATGGTCTGGTGGACGTCTATTCCGTAAGCCTGAATGCGGAAAATGAGGAAAAGTATCTTGCGATCTGCAAACCGGTTTTCGGACCGGGCGCCTACAGGGCGGTCAAAGCGTTTATTCTGGAGGCCGGAAAGGGGGCGGAGGTCAACGTAACCGTTGTTGCTCTTCCCGATGTGGATATCCCGGCATGCCGGAAAATCGCTCTTGAAGAGTTGAAGGCCGGCTTCCGTGTGCGTTATTATGATGAAGTGGGATAA
- a CDS encoding methionine--tRNA ligase — protein sequence MTKSFYITTPIYYVNDVPHIGHAYTTVAADAEARYRRMMGDRVFFLTGTDEHGQKVEKTAAAQGMTPSELADRVVGRFQNLWKKLHISNQDFIRTTESRHQKAVQTLWTTVADKGDIYLGEYEDWYCTPCETFLTEMQLMNGKCPDCGRAPERLKEESYFFRMSRYGDRLLKHIEEHPDFIQPASRRNEIVQFVRGGLRDLSISRTTFSWGIPVPGNPRHVVYVWFDALTNYLSALGYPEDSERFRSFWPADIHIIGKDILRFHAVYWPAFLMAADLPLPKRVFSHGWWTMDGEKMSKSKGNVVDPSVMTDRYGSDPFRYFLLREVPFGQDGDFSESALVVRFNSDLANDLGNLFSRVTAMLAKYCGGITPAPTGGGELKVKAEAVIQDVDRYMEDLAFSRVLQEIWGLINAANRFVDRKAPWTLAKEPSQAGMLQDVMYDLVETLRIVTLLISPFMPETGEKAASILGLAQGWRRREFLVWGKTPKGRRIGISEPLFPRMEQKSQVKKPERASVEKKESSHKAEAEQKAGEEITIQDFARLDLRAGVIRQAEAVPKSDRLIRLQVDIGEAEPRQVVAGIAQSYAPSVLLGKKVVVLANLKPTRLMGVESCGMVLAVEGGKGLVLLGFDGEVDPGKRIR from the coding sequence ATGACCAAGAGTTTTTACATTACCACGCCGATCTATTATGTCAATGATGTTCCCCATATCGGGCATGCGTATACCACGGTGGCGGCTGATGCAGAAGCCCGGTACCGGAGGATGATGGGAGACCGGGTCTTTTTTCTTACAGGGACCGATGAGCACGGCCAGAAGGTGGAGAAGACCGCCGCGGCGCAAGGGATGACACCTTCCGAGCTGGCCGACCGGGTGGTGGGCCGGTTCCAGAATCTCTGGAAGAAGCTCCACATCTCCAATCAGGATTTCATCCGAACCACCGAGTCCCGCCATCAGAAGGCCGTGCAGACGCTTTGGACCACGGTCGCGGACAAAGGGGATATCTACCTGGGAGAATATGAAGACTGGTACTGTACCCCATGCGAGACCTTCCTGACCGAAATGCAGCTCATGAACGGGAAGTGCCCGGACTGCGGCAGGGCCCCGGAACGGCTCAAGGAGGAGAGCTATTTCTTCCGGATGTCCCGCTACGGGGATAGGCTCTTGAAACATATTGAAGAGCATCCTGATTTCATCCAGCCGGCAAGCCGCAGAAACGAAATTGTTCAGTTTGTCCGGGGCGGGCTCCGGGACCTCAGCATCAGCCGGACGACGTTTTCCTGGGGCATTCCGGTCCCCGGAAATCCCCGGCATGTGGTCTATGTCTGGTTCGATGCTTTGACCAATTATCTTTCCGCCCTGGGGTACCCGGAGGATTCGGAACGTTTCCGGTCCTTCTGGCCGGCGGATATCCATATCATCGGCAAGGACATCCTGAGGTTTCACGCGGTCTATTGGCCCGCCTTTCTCATGGCCGCAGACCTTCCCCTTCCGAAAAGGGTTTTCAGCCACGGATGGTGGACCATGGACGGGGAAAAGATGTCCAAGTCCAAAGGGAATGTCGTGGATCCTTCGGTCATGACGGACCGGTATGGATCTGATCCCTTCCGGTATTTTCTTCTCCGTGAGGTCCCCTTCGGCCAGGATGGGGATTTTTCCGAGAGCGCCCTGGTGGTCCGCTTCAACAGCGATCTGGCCAATGATCTCGGAAACCTCTTCAGCCGCGTGACCGCCATGCTTGCCAAATACTGCGGCGGGATCACCCCTGCGCCGACCGGCGGCGGCGAACTTAAAGTCAAGGCCGAGGCCGTGATTCAGGATGTGGACCGTTACATGGAAGACCTGGCGTTCAGCCGGGTCCTGCAGGAGATCTGGGGGCTGATCAATGCCGCCAATCGCTTCGTGGACCGGAAGGCCCCGTGGACCCTGGCCAAGGAGCCCTCTCAGGCAGGGATGCTTCAGGATGTCATGTACGATCTTGTGGAGACGCTCCGGATCGTCACCCTGCTGATCTCACCCTTTATGCCTGAGACCGGGGAAAAGGCCGCATCCATTCTGGGCCTTGCTCAAGGGTGGCGCCGGCGGGAGTTTCTGGTTTGGGGCAAGACCCCAAAAGGGCGCCGGATCGGAATTTCTGAACCGCTCTTCCCAAGGATGGAACAGAAGTCTCAGGTTAAAAAACCGGAAAGGGCCTCGGTGGAAAAGAAAGAATCTTCGCACAAGGCTGAGGCGGAACAGAAAGCCGGAGAGGAGATCACGATCCAGGACTTTGCCCGCCTTGACCTCCGCGCCGGGGTGATCCGTCAGGCTGAGGCGGTTCCGAAGTCAGACCGCCTGATCAGGCTTCAGGTGGATATCGGAGAGGCTGAGCCCCGGCAGGTGGTCGCCGGAATTGCCCAATCCTACGCCCCTTCTGTTCTCTTGGGCAAAAAGGTGGTTGTGCTGGCCAACCTGAAACCGACCCGGCTCATGGGGGTCGAATCCTGCGGCATGGTCCTGGCGGTTGAAGGGGGAAAGGGACTGGTCCTTTTAGGTTTTGACGGCGAAGTGGATCCGGGGAAGAGGATCAGGTAA